The following proteins come from a genomic window of Synechococcus sp. BIOS-E4-1:
- a CDS encoding photosystem II S4 domain protein: MSLPRESLIEGLAEPEAMHRLIEQAETVLRTWQPSWSSFLSGPELEDSRRLEALTELRLVRDGGRPDTERCRLQLSRSDQEPQPEPAPISGLRLEGNFLFDRAEPQDMRQALIDLGVKPDGLGDLWLRGDRGAQAVCTPEAANHLNGLTGQVRDVTLSVEAVSIDCLQWPAQRLPKRFTSVEASCRLDAIASAGFGLSRSKVIRQIRDGRLRLNWYPVRQASRELKIGDRLQLQDRGSVEVLNLEITKRDRWRVEILRR; encoded by the coding sequence GTGAGTCTTCCCCGTGAGTCGTTGATCGAAGGGCTCGCTGAGCCCGAGGCAATGCACCGCCTGATCGAGCAGGCGGAAACGGTGCTGCGCACCTGGCAGCCGAGCTGGAGCAGTTTTTTGAGCGGACCTGAACTGGAAGACTCACGCCGTCTCGAGGCACTGACTGAACTGCGTTTGGTCCGAGACGGTGGGAGACCAGACACCGAACGCTGTCGTCTCCAGCTCAGTCGCAGCGATCAGGAACCGCAACCTGAGCCGGCTCCAATCTCGGGATTGAGGCTCGAGGGCAATTTCCTGTTCGACCGTGCTGAACCGCAAGACATGCGCCAGGCGCTGATTGACCTTGGCGTGAAACCTGATGGGCTTGGCGATCTCTGGCTTCGGGGTGATCGTGGAGCCCAGGCCGTCTGCACACCGGAGGCCGCGAACCATCTCAACGGCCTGACCGGACAAGTGCGTGACGTAACGCTGTCCGTGGAGGCAGTGAGCATCGACTGCTTGCAGTGGCCAGCCCAGAGACTGCCGAAGCGGTTCACCAGCGTGGAAGCATCCTGCCGACTCGATGCCATCGCCTCAGCGGGTTTCGGACTGTCCCGCTCCAAAGTGATTCGTCAGATCCGGGATGGAAGACTGCGGCTCAACTGGTATCCAGTCCGCCAGGCGAGTCGGGAACTGAAAATCGGCGACCGCCTCCAGCTTCAGGACCGGGGAAGCG